The Niabella beijingensis genomic interval TGCCTTTTTCAATCCGGGGATCTTACCATTCAATGCCATGTCTCTTAAGGCTACCCTTGAGATACCGAAGTAACGCACATAACCTTTAGGACGGCCCGTTAACTGGCAACGGTTTTTCAAACGCACTTTAGAAGAGTTTTTGGGCAGCTTGTCCAAAGCGGCATAATCTCCGGCTTTTTTCAGCTCCTCTCTTTTAGCGGCGTATTGCTCCACCATTTTTTCTCTTTTTTTCTGACGGGCTTTAATTGAAGTTTTTGCCATAATTTATGAATTCTTATTTCAAATAACCGGGAAAATGAAAGAGGATGACCGCTTTACCGGATCCGGCTATTTGTGTTTGCTATTTAAATTATTGTTTCTTTGCGTTTTTGAAAGGCATTCCCAGTTCTTTCAACAGTTCGTACGCTTCTTCATCTGTTTGAGCTGTTGTAACAAAAGTGATATCCATACCGGTGATCTTATTTACCTTATCGATATCGATCTCAGGGAAAATGATCTGCTCTGTAACACCCATGGTATAATTCCCGCGGCCATCAAAGGATTTTTCATTCACCCCTTTAAAGTCACGTACACGTGGCAGTGCTACGGCGATCAGGCGATCCAGGAACTCGTACATTTTTTCACCGCGAAGGGTAACACGCGCACCGATGGGCATGTTCTTACGCAGCTTAAAGTTGGAAATATCTTTTTTAGAGTTGGTAACCACGGCTTTCTGCCCGGTAATGGTGCTCAGTTCTTCTACTGCCACATCTACCAGTTTCTTGTCGGTTACCGCGCCATTTACACCACGGTTGATGCAGATTTTTTCCAGTTTAGGAGCCTGCATTACCGATTTGTAAGCAAACTTCTTCACTAATGCCGGTGCCACTTCTGTTTTATATTTTGTGGCCAACCTGGGGATATATGTTTTAGTACTCATGGTCTATTACTTTATTTGCGATACACAAAAGATTAGATTTTTTCTCCGGATTTTTTAAAGATGCGCTGTGTTTTACCGGCTTCACGTACACGCTTCACTTTAGAAGGTGCTTTGGCTTTCGCGTCCCACAGCATCACATTACTGATATGAATCGGAGCCTCTACTTTTACAATACCACCCTTTGTATTCTGGGCAGAAGGCTTGGTATGTTTGGTTTTTACGTTTACCCCTTCCACCAGCACTTTCTCTTCGTCCACCAACACCTCTTTTACCAAACGGGGTTTATATTCAAACTTACCGCTATCATCTTTACGGGGTTTTGCAGCGCCGCTGATAACAATAACCAAATCGCCTTTTTTAATATTGTACTTGGGTTTAAATCTTTTGCTCATTTTTTTATGCTTAATACAAGAAGCTGAATGCTTAATGTCTTTTATATAATCAGTTTGCTTTTTAGCCTCAATTATAAAACTTCCGGAGCTAATGAAACAATCCTCATGTATCCTTTATCACGAAGCTCACGGGCTACAGGCCCGAAGATACGGGTACCTCTGGGCTCATCAGACGCGTTCAAAATAACAACAGCATTGTCATCAAAACGAATATAAGAACCGTCCTTCCGGCGTAATTTGTTGGTTGTGCGTACGATAACCGCCTTTGCTACCGTTCCTTTTTTAATACCTCCCGCCGGAGTGGCATCCTTTACCGTTACAACGATTTTATCGCCAATTTTTGCGTAACGCTGTCCGCTGTTACCCAGTACGCGGATACAAAGAACCTCTTTTGCTCCACTGTTATCAGCCACGTTCAACCGGCTTTCTTGCTGTATCATTTTATTAAAGATTTGAGATTTGAGATATGAGATTTGTGATCCTCGTTCTTCAAAATCAATTTATAAAAAAATATATTTTTCAAAATTCCAAATACGGCCCCGATAGCCATCGGTGCTATATCCGGTACTATTTTACTTTTTCAATCACCTCAACCAGTCTCCAGCGCTTTAATTTGCTCAAGGGGCGGGTTTCCATAATTTTTACGGTATCACCAATGCTGCACTCATTCTTTTCATCGTGTGCATGAAACTTGGACGTTTTTTTAAGGAACTTACCGTAAATAGGGTGCTTTACTTTCCTTTCAACCGCAACAGTAATGGTCTTTGTCATTTTGTTGCTGGTAACCACGCCTATTCTTGTTTTTCTTAAATTTCTTTCAGACATTTTATTTACCTTTTGGCTTGTACTAAATTGCTATTAAGCGTTCTGAGCTTCGCTGGCTTGTTTATCTTTCAAAAACGTTTCAATCCGGGCGATATCTTTGCGCAGTGCACGGATAGACATCGGATTCTCGAGCGGAGAAATCGCATGTGCGAACTCTAACTTTTTAAGACGTTGTTTGGATTGCTCCAGCTGAACTTTTAAATCCTCAGCGCCTAATCCTTTTATGCTGTCTACAAATTCTTTTTTCTTTGACATCTTAATTTGATTTATTAGTTAGTAACTAAATCCCTACGCATGGTGAACTTAGTCTTGATCGGCAGCTTACCGGATGCTAAAGCCAGCGCCCTGCGTGCCACTTCCTCGCTTACCCCGTCCACTTCAAAAATGATACGCCCGGGTTGTACAACGGCAGCCCAATATTCCAGGTTACCTTTACCTTTACCCATACGAACCTCTGCAGGCTTCTTGGTGATGGGTTTATCCGGGAAGATGCGGATCCATACGTTCCCCTCCCGCTTCATGCTACGGGTAAGGGCCTGACGGGCAGCCTCAATCTGGCGGTCTGTAATCCAGTGAGAATCCTGGGCTTTTAAAGCATAAGAACCAAACGAAATAGTTGTACCTCTTTTCGCGTCGCCTTTCATGCGACCTTTTTGCATTTTCCTGTGCTTTGTTCTCTTCGGTTGTAACATTCTACAATAATTTGAAAATTTGAGAATTTGAAAATTTGAGAATTAAACTGAGCCACGTTCAAATTGACTCATTTTCAAATTTTCAAATTAAATAAATTAATTTCTTTTTTCTCTTCCACCACCGCGGCGATCACCTCTCCGGTCGTCTCTGCGATGTTCTCTTCTTTCACCACCACCTACATTCTTATCGTTACCCGAAATAAAGTTCGGGTTCAGGTCACGCTTGGCCAGTACCTCTCCTTTACAGATCCATACCTTGATACCGATCTTTCCGTAAACGGTCTGAGCAAATACGTTGGCATAATCAATATCCATCCGGAACGTATGCAGGGGCACACGGCCTTGTTTGAACTCTTCGCTCCGCGCAATTTCAGCTCCACCCAAACGACCGCTCAGTTTCACTTTGATCCCTTCAGCACCCATACGCAACGCAGAAGCAATGGCCATTTTGGTAGCACGCTTAAAGTTGATACGGTTTTCGATCTGACGGGCAATAGTATCCCCAACGATCATCGCATCTGTTTCAGGACGGCGGATCTCCAGGATATTGATCTGCACATCATCGTTCTGCGTCAGCTTCTTCAGCTCTTCTTTGATGCGGTCAACCTCACCACCACCTTTACCAATAATGATTCCTGGCTTGGAGGTATGAATAGTAATAATTAATTTACCTAAGGTTCTTTCGATAACAATTTTAGAGATCCCTCCCTTATTGATACGGGCATTCAGGTAGGTTCTGATTTTATTGTCTTCGATTAACTTAGAAGCAAAATCTTTTTTGCTTCCATACCAGTTAGATTCCCATCCGCGGATGATGCCTAACCTGTTACCAATTGGATTTGCTTTTTGACCCATATTTATTGGTTATGCTTTTTTAGATTCTTTAGTTGACTTTTTAGCAGCAGCTTTTTTCTTAGCCGGAGCTTTTGCACTTACTTCCTTCACTTCTTCAACAGGAGCAGCTTTTTCTGCAGCAGCTGCTTTCTTTGCGGCTTTCTTATCGGTTGTACCGGCTACATCCACCACCAGCGTTACATGGTTGCTGCGTTTGCGAACACGGTAGCCACGACCTTGCGGAGCAGGACGCATGCGTTTTAATGTTCTGCCACCATCCACGAAAATGGTTTTTACCACCAGACCGGATTCGTCTTCCCCTTCATTGGCCTGTTTCCAGTTTACAATGGCGCTTAATACCAGTTTGCGCAACGGTACTGCGGGGTGTTTGGGATTGTGCTCCAGTTCGGCCAATACCAAATCCACTCTTTGGCCACGAATCAAATCAGCCAACAACCTCATTTTACGAGGAGAAGTCGGATAATTTCTAAGTTTTGCTACTGCTTCCATTATAATTAATTTCTTAACGTATGCGTTCTTTTTATAATTTATTTCTTATCGCCCGCGTGTCCTTTAAAGTTGCGGGTTGGTGCAAACTCACCCAGTTTATGCCCTACCATAAACTCAGTAACATATACAGGAATGAATTTATTACCATTATGTACTGCAAAAGTGTGGCCTACAAAATCGGGTGTAATGGTAGAGCGACGGCTCCAGGTTTTGATTACAGCCTTTTTTCCTTTTCCTTCATTAATAGCCAGCACTTTCTTTTCCAAGTGGGTTGCTACATAAGGACCTTTTTTTATCGAACGAGCCATATTTATTTTTTAAATTCTAAATTTCAAAATTCTAAATGTCAAATTATTTAGCCAGTTTGCTACCGTTCTTACGCTGGATAATGAGTTTATCGCTTGCTTTACCAACGGTTCTTGTTTTTTCACCTTTGGCGTATTTACCGGTACGGCTGCGCGGGTGACCACCGGAAGCTCTACCTTCACCACCTCCCATCGGGTGATCAACAGGGTTCATTGCCACACCACGGTTTCTCGGGCGGATGCCTCTCCATCTGTTTCTACCGGCCTTACCCATGCTTTGCAGGCTGTGATCGCTGTTGCTTACCACACCCACCGTTGCAAAACAGTTGATCAGTACTTTTCTCAGCTCACCGGAAGGCATTTTCAATACCGCGTATTTTTCTTCCTTGTTGGTCAGCTGAGCAGAAGCACCGGCACTACGGGAGATCTTACCGCCCTGTCCGGGGTTCAGTTCAATATTGTGTACGTTGGTACCCAACGGCATGTTCTTTAACTGCAGTGCATTACCGATCTCAGGAGCCACCGCGTTTCCGCTGATCACTTCTGTTCCAACTGCCAGGCCCTGAGGGGCAAGGATGTAACGCTTTTCACCATCAGCATATTCCAGCAGCGCGATAAAGGCCGTGCGGTTCGGATCGTATTCAATGCTGGCTACTTTTGCAACCACATCATGTTTGTCTCTTTTAAAATCTACAACACGATATTTCTTCTTATGACCACCACCGCGGTAGCGCATGGTTAAACGACCGGAAGAGTTCCGTCCGCCGGTGCTCTTCTTGGTTTCCACCAGGCTCTTTTCAGGCTGGTTTGTAGTCACCTCAGAAAATGAATTTCCGATTCTCCAACGCGTACCGGCAGTTACCGGTTTAAACTTTCTTACTGACATCTTTTTAAAAATTTCAAATTCCAAAAGTCAAATCTCGATCCCAGATCTTCTGCTATTTGCTTTTTGTTATTTGGCTCTTGTTATTTTTATTAATTCCAACACTTCGCGGCGGTTGATTGCCTTTCTTTTTTTGTTAATCGTTCATTATTCATTCATGAACTTAGATATTCGCATACAGGTCGATCTCCTCGCCTTCTGCCACGGTTACATATGCTTTTTTGTAACCGGATTTGCGGCCCTGGATAAAACCGGCTTTTGTATAGCGGGTCTTGTTCTTTGCAGGTGCAACAACTGTATTGACGCTGGTAACGGTAACACCGTAAAAAGTTTCAATTGCTTTTTTTATTTCCAGCTTGTTTGATTTTTTTGCCACCTTAAATGCATAGCGACGCAGTTTTTCCTGCTGTGCGTTTGCCTTTTCGGTTAAAATCGGTTTGATTAATATTTCAGATGGTTTCATGACCAGATCTTTTTTCGGGGTTAAACTCTTAAGCTTCTACAGCCTCTAAATCTTCAGAAAATATTTTTGCAGCACCTTCAGAAAGTACCAGTACTTCCGAGTTCACAATATCATAGGTATTGATATCGCTCAGCGGCAATGCCAGCACAGAAGGCACATTACGCAGGGACAGTTCAACATTGTCATTAGGCTCGGCCAGGATGAACATGGATTTCTTTTCGCTCACATTCCATTTGCCCAGGGCAGCGGTCAGTGTTTTTGTTTTGGGCGCATCCAGGTTGATGTCCTCCACCACTACAATGGCATTGGCCTTTGCTTTATAGGAAAGCGCAGAGATCTTTGCCAGGTCCTTTACTTTCTTATTCAGTTTGAAACTGTAGTCGCGGGGCTTGGGTCCGAAGATGGTACCACCACCTTTGTACAGCGGGTTACGGATATTACCTTTACGGCTTCCTCCGGTTCCTTTTTGTTTGTGCAGTTTACGGCTGGCACCCTGTACTTCAGCACGGGTCTTTACTTTATGGGTACCCTGACGCTGTGCGGCCAGGTATTGTTTTACCGCCAGATAAATTACATGATCATTGGGTTCTGCACCAAAAATATCATCAGGCAA includes:
- the rpsN gene encoding 30S ribosomal protein S14: MAKTSIKARQKKREKMVEQYAAKREELKKAGDYAALDKLPKNSSKVRLKNRCQLTGRPKGYVRYFGISRVALRDMALNGKIPGLKKASW
- the rplE gene encoding 50S ribosomal protein L5, whose translation is MPRLATKYKTEVAPALVKKFAYKSVMQAPKLEKICINRGVNGAVTDKKLVDVAVEELSTITGQKAVVTNSKKDISNFKLRKNMPIGARVTLRGEKMYEFLDRLIAVALPRVRDFKGVNEKSFDGRGNYTMGVTEQIIFPEIDIDKVNKITGMDITFVTTAQTDEEAYELLKELGMPFKNAKKQ
- the rplX gene encoding 50S ribosomal protein L24, whose translation is MSKRFKPKYNIKKGDLVIVISGAAKPRKDDSGKFEYKPRLVKEVLVDEEKVLVEGVNVKTKHTKPSAQNTKGGIVKVEAPIHISNVMLWDAKAKAPSKVKRVREAGKTQRIFKKSGEKI
- the rplN gene encoding 50S ribosomal protein L14, producing MIQQESRLNVADNSGAKEVLCIRVLGNSGQRYAKIGDKIVVTVKDATPAGGIKKGTVAKAVIVRTTNKLRRKDGSYIRFDDNAVVILNASDEPRGTRIFGPVARELRDKGYMRIVSLAPEVL
- the rpsQ gene encoding 30S ribosomal protein S17, coding for MSERNLRKTRIGVVTSNKMTKTITVAVERKVKHPIYGKFLKKTSKFHAHDEKNECSIGDTVKIMETRPLSKLKRWRLVEVIEKVK
- the rpmC gene encoding 50S ribosomal protein L29, which produces MSKKKEFVDSIKGLGAEDLKVQLEQSKQRLKKLEFAHAISPLENPMSIRALRKDIARIETFLKDKQASEAQNA
- the rplP gene encoding 50S ribosomal protein L16, which produces MLQPKRTKHRKMQKGRMKGDAKRGTTISFGSYALKAQDSHWITDRQIEAARQALTRSMKREGNVWIRIFPDKPITKKPAEVRMGKGKGNLEYWAAVVQPGRIIFEVDGVSEEVARRALALASGKLPIKTKFTMRRDLVTN
- the rpsC gene encoding 30S ribosomal protein S3, producing MGQKANPIGNRLGIIRGWESNWYGSKKDFASKLIEDNKIRTYLNARINKGGISKIVIERTLGKLIITIHTSKPGIIIGKGGGEVDRIKEELKKLTQNDDVQINILEIRRPETDAMIVGDTIARQIENRINFKRATKMAIASALRMGAEGIKVKLSGRLGGAEIARSEEFKQGRVPLHTFRMDIDYANVFAQTVYGKIGIKVWICKGEVLAKRDLNPNFISGNDKNVGGGERREHRRDDRRGDRRGGGREKRN
- the rplV gene encoding 50S ribosomal protein L22 yields the protein MEAVAKLRNYPTSPRKMRLLADLIRGQRVDLVLAELEHNPKHPAVPLRKLVLSAIVNWKQANEGEDESGLVVKTIFVDGGRTLKRMRPAPQGRGYRVRKRSNHVTLVVDVAGTTDKKAAKKAAAAEKAAPVEEVKEVSAKAPAKKKAAAKKSTKESKKA
- the rpsS gene encoding 30S ribosomal protein S19 encodes the protein MARSIKKGPYVATHLEKKVLAINEGKGKKAVIKTWSRRSTITPDFVGHTFAVHNGNKFIPVYVTEFMVGHKLGEFAPTRNFKGHAGDKK
- the rplB gene encoding 50S ribosomal protein L2, which translates into the protein MSVRKFKPVTAGTRWRIGNSFSEVTTNQPEKSLVETKKSTGGRNSSGRLTMRYRGGGHKKKYRVVDFKRDKHDVVAKVASIEYDPNRTAFIALLEYADGEKRYILAPQGLAVGTEVISGNAVAPEIGNALQLKNMPLGTNVHNIELNPGQGGKISRSAGASAQLTNKEEKYAVLKMPSGELRKVLINCFATVGVVSNSDHSLQSMGKAGRNRWRGIRPRNRGVAMNPVDHPMGGGEGRASGGHPRSRTGKYAKGEKTRTVGKASDKLIIQRKNGSKLAK
- the rplW gene encoding 50S ribosomal protein L23, giving the protein MKPSEILIKPILTEKANAQQEKLRRYAFKVAKKSNKLEIKKAIETFYGVTVTSVNTVVAPAKNKTRYTKAGFIQGRKSGYKKAYVTVAEGEEIDLYANI
- the rplD gene encoding 50S ribosomal protein L4, which produces MQIEVLNIEGKGTGRSVELPDDIFGAEPNDHVIYLAVKQYLAAQRQGTHKVKTRAEVQGASRKLHKQKGTGGSRKGNIRNPLYKGGGTIFGPKPRDYSFKLNKKVKDLAKISALSYKAKANAIVVVEDINLDAPKTKTLTAALGKWNVSEKKSMFILAEPNDNVELSLRNVPSVLALPLSDINTYDIVNSEVLVLSEGAAKIFSEDLEAVEA